The following nucleotide sequence is from Apium graveolens cultivar Ventura chromosome 4, ASM990537v1, whole genome shotgun sequence.
CAGCATCATCAGTTCCCACTAATTCAGGGAAGTTGAGCCTAGCAGAAGGCCCGCGGAGATAGTAAACAGCGGTGTCATAAGCCCTAGCAGCCGCCTTGGCTGATGAATAAGAGCCTAACCAAATCCTGGATCGTTTGTTAGGCTGTCTAATCTCCGCCACCCATTTTCCCCACTTCCTCATCCTTATTCCCTTGTATGGATTCTTCCGCTTTCTCATTCCAACACTGCCCACCTCCATCACTCTCCTCTTGATCATATAACTGCTTTGCTTACACAAGGACAAAGAGAGAAGCAACCATATTTATTACAAATACGAACTTGTGTAAATTTAGAAATACTATCCACCGACAAAACTCCTAGCTTTTAATCTTTGTACAACTTCTAGTACACAACTTCTAAGTACTATGTTTCACTCTTAATTTCCTCTCCAATCTCGACTAGGGTTGAGCTAGCTCTTGATGATTACAAAGCAAAAGCAAAGTGGAGAGAGAGTTACAGATATAATTGCTTGTCTTGGTGTATAATACTATTAAGTGCATAAATTTTCTTTTGAGGAGGTGGAGGTTAGGTCGGTGGT
It contains:
- the LOC141718917 gene encoding ethylene-responsive transcription factor ERF011-like; translated protein: MEVGSVGMRKRKNPYKGIRMRKWGKWVAEIRQPNKRSRIWLGSYSSAKAAARAYDTAVYYLRGPSARLNFPELVGTDDADQLLLSGPQLSADAIRAKAIEVGSRVDALETTTTATNANTSFKPPPPSHDDEDDELDLNKMPKPEPGDESDQNHLQHLW